From Desulfobacterales bacterium:
TGCCCAGATAGAAGTCCTTGATATCCGGATTCTGTCGGAGCTTTTCAGCCGTGTCATCCATGACGATGCGCCCGTTTTCCAGCACATAGGCATAAGGCGCCACGTTAAGGGCCAACTTGGCATTTTGCTCCACCAACAACATCGAGATCTTTTCCTCTTCGTTCAGACGGGTGATAATGTTGAAAATTTCATGGATCAGGAGCGGCGCCAGGCCCATGGAAGGCTCATCCAGAAGGATCAGCTTGGGACTGGTCATCAGGGCGCGCCCCACAACCGTCATCTGCTGCTCGCCCCCGCTGATAAGGCCGGCGGTTTCGTTGCGCTTTTCCCTCAATCGCGGGAAATAGGTATATACCATTTCCAGCCCTTCCTTGATGGATCGCCCTTGCTTTTTCATGTGAGCCCCCACCTTTAAATTCTGCTCAACGGTGAGATGCTCGAACACACGGCGCCCTTCGATCACCTGCACGATTCCCTTTTTGGCAATCTTTTCAGCGGCCATCTTTTCGATGCGTTCGCCCATGAACTCTATCGAGCCGTCCGTGACTTCTCCGTCTTCGTGCTTTAAAAGCCCGGAAACAGCTTTCAGGATCGTGCTCTTGCCCGCACCGTTGGCGCCGAGCAGCGCAACAATGCCGCCATGGGGAACCTCGATGGAGACCCCTTTGATCACCAGAATGACCTCGTGGTACTTGACCTCGATGTTATTTATTTTTAAAATTGGCTTTTGATTTGACAAAGCAATGAGACCTTTCGGGGTTGTGATTCATTACCAGCCGATCCACTCTTTGGCCCACTTGTCCGGCCAGCGCGTTTTCAGATCAACCACCTTCAACAGCTTAATATTGCCGTCGGCAATCTCATAGATCGGCACCTTGCCGGCCACGCGGTGGTCCGTCGCCGTATAGGTCAGCGGCGGCACATTCAGGCCGATATCGTAATTCTCCATGGTTTCAAAGCCTTTTTTCAGGATGTTTTCACCGCTCAACCCGCCGGACTTATCAGCCCGTTTCAGGGCTTCCCATAACGCCAGTACGTTGGCCCATCCCTGAATTGTCCGCACCAGGCGCTTTTCCTTGAGCACGCCCGGGTTGTACTTTTGCCCGTAAGCCACAACCTTGTCCATCATCGGAACATTTTCACCATAAAAGGCGCATACAGCAGCTCCCATCACATTTTCAGAAGCTTTGCCGGCCAGCCTGGGAAGGTTTTCATCAAACCCCCAGTTGTTCACGATGTGATCGGCGCCCAGTCCCAGGGCATAGGCATCGCGAACCGTGGCCGCAACCGACATGGTCGTATTGCCGTGCCAGACCAGATCCGGTTTGAAATCCTTCATGGCCAGAACCTGGCTCTTGGTATCGATGGCAAACAGCGACACATCCTGGTCCGGGCCGATGTCAAAGCCCAGAATTGCGGCCTGATCTTTAATGGCCTTGATCGGCGCGCTGCAATAGGGCGATGCGAACATGTAAGAGCAGACAAAGCGCGGCTTGCGTTTGCCGTAGTCCTTATGCTTGGGCCATTTTTCATCAAACCAGGCCGTAATGGCGGCCCGGGCGTTGCTGGAATAATCGGTTGCCGCAAAAAGATTATAAGGCGTTTTTGCAGGATCGGTCAGATGCCCGGAATAGGAAGCCGATACGTAAGGCATCTTGTCCTTGGTTACCGTAGGTGACAGCGCTTCGGTGTCACCGGTTCCCCAGCCCAGAACAGCCACCGCTCCCAGCCGCTTAAAAAGCTTGTACTTGGTAAGGGCTTCGGGCACCCGGTAGCCGTAATCGAACTGATACAGCTTGATTTGTTTGCCGTTAACACCGCCGTTGTCATTCGCATAGTGAATGGCTTCGGCAATGCCCAGGGCATAGTCCTTGCCAACATCTG
This genomic window contains:
- a CDS encoding ABC transporter ATP-binding protein, producing the protein MSNQKPILKINNIEVKYHEVILVIKGVSIEVPHGGIVALLGANGAGKSTILKAVSGLLKHEDGEVTDGSIEFMGERIEKMAAEKIAKKGIVQVIEGRRVFEHLTVEQNLKVGAHMKKQGRSIKEGLEMVYTYFPRLREKRNETAGLISGGEQQMTVVGRALMTSPKLILLDEPSMGLAPLLIHEIFNIITRLNEEEKISMLLVEQNAKLALNVAPYAYVLENGRIVMDDTAEKLRQNPDIKDFYLGMTDFGGRKSFRDVKHYKRRKRWLT
- a CDS encoding ABC transporter substrate-binding protein; this encodes MNLRNMCLKMFVLIFAVVMAAGFSATAGAAEVKVGALNDMTGATSDVGKDYALGIAEAIHYANDNGGVNGKQIKLYQFDYGYRVPEALTKYKLFKRLGAVAVLGWGTGDTEALSPTVTKDKMPYVSASYSGHLTDPAKTPYNLFAATDYSSNARAAITAWFDEKWPKHKDYGKRKPRFVCSYMFASPYCSAPIKAIKDQAAILGFDIGPDQDVSLFAIDTKSQVLAMKDFKPDLVWHGNTTMSVAATVRDAYALGLGADHIVNNWGFDENLPRLAGKASENVMGAAVCAFYGENVPMMDKVVAYGQKYNPGVLKEKRLVRTIQGWANVLALWEALKRADKSGGLSGENILKKGFETMENYDIGLNVPPLTYTATDHRVAGKVPIYEIADGNIKLLKVVDLKTRWPDKWAKEWIGW